The window AAAATTAATTTATGGGAATTTTTTCTATTCTAATTTGATGTCTTCCTCCTTCAAAATCCGTTTTAAAAAAAATTTCTATAATTTCTAAAATTTTATTTTTATCTAAAAAACGTGCTGGTAAACTAATAATATTAGCATTATTATGTTTTCTTGCTAAAAAAGCTATTTTTTTTTCCCATACTAATGCAGCACGAATTTCTTTATACTTATTAGCAGTTATAGCTGCTCCATTTCCACTACCACATATTACAATTCCAAAATTAGCTTTTCCTTTTGCTACAAATTCAGCAGTAGGATGAATAAAATCTGTATAATCTACTATTTTTCCATATTTAGAAAATCCAAAATCTTTTATTTTATAACCTTTTTTTATTAAAAAATTATTTATTAAATGTTTATAATACACTCCTGTATGATCAGAACCTATTGCTATTAGCATAAAGTTTTTTGTATAAAAAACAAAAATAAATATACATTAAAAAATTATTTTTAAATATTAATTTTGTAATTATAAATTTTACTTTTTTTAAAAAAAAATGAAGAATATAAAAACTATTAATGATTTTAATTTTAAAAATAAAACAGCACTAATAAGAGTTGATTTTAATGTCCCTATAAATAATGCGTATCAAATAACGGACGATACTCGTATTTCATATAGTATTCCTACTATTCAAAAAATTATTTCTGAAAAAGGAAAAATAGTTTTACTTTCTCATTTTGGAAGACCAAAAGGAATACCTTCCAAAATTCTTTCTTTAAAATTTCTAATTCCTTTTTTATATAAAAAATTTAAATTATCTGTAAATTTTTGTGAAAATTGTATAGGAGAATCTGTAGAAAAAAAAGTTAGTAACTTAAAAAATGGAGAAATTTTATTATTAGAAAATCTTCGTTTTCATAAAGAAGAAGAAGAAGAAAATGAAAATTTTGCTTTTAATTTATCAAAATTAGGAAATATTTATGTAAACGATGCTTTTAGTGTTTCTCATCGTTTTCATAGTTCCATTACTATTCTTCCAAAATTTTTTAAAAAAAAATGTATAGGATTTCTTATGGAAAAAGAAATTCAATTTTTAAATAAATTTTTATCAGGAAAAGTAAAAAAACCTATTACAATCTTATTAGGAGGAGCAAAAGTATCTTCTAAAATAAAAATTATAGAAAACTTTATCAAATTTGCAAATTATATATTAATAGGAGGTGGTATGGCTTATCCATTTATTAAAATAAATGGAGGGAAAATAGGAAATTCTATTTTTGAAAAAAATAAAAAAATTGAAAAAACGATAATAAAAATACTTGATAAGTACCATAAAAAAAATGGTACATTATTTTTTCCAAAAGACGTTATTGTAGCGGATTCATTCAAAAATACCGCAAATACTAAAATTGTACCTATAAATTCTATTCCATATGGTTGGATGGGACTAGATTTAGGGCCTAATTCTATAAAATATTTTTGTAATATTATAGAAAAATCTAAAACTATTTTTTGGAATGGTCCTATGGGCGTTTTTGAATTTCATAATTTTTCTTTAGGAACTAGATCTATAGCAAAAGCTATTACAAATGCAACTAAAAAAGGAGCATTTTCTTTAGTAGGAGGAGGTGATTCCATTGCCTCATTAAAAATGGAAGGATGTGAAAAAAAAATAAGTTATTTATCTACTGGAGGAGGAGCTATGTTAGAAAGTTTAAAAAATAAAATGCTTCCTGGAATAAAAGCTATTATACATAAATAAGCAAGTTTTTAATTATATTTGTGTTTTTAATAGAAAAAACTATGTCATTTAAACTTCCAAAATTATCATATTCATATAAGGATTTTGAACCTTATATAGATAGAAAAACTATGGATATTCATTATAATAAACACCATGCTACTTATACAAGTAACTTAAATAAAGCTGTTTTAGAAACAGATATGAAAAATTTATCTATAGAAGATATTCTTAAAAGAGCTCATATGGCTACTCCCATGATACGTAATAATAGTGGTGGATTTTATAATCATAATCTATTTTGGGAAATATTAATTCCTCATTCACAATATATTGAACCCAGTTTATATTTACATGAAATTTTTAAAAAAAATTTTAAATCTTTTGACTTTTTTAAAGAAAAATTTTCAACTGTTGCTGCTAATTGTTTTGGTTCTGGATGGACTTGGTTATGTATAAAAAAAAATAAATTAATAATTTGTTCTACAAAAAATCAAGATAATCCTTTAATGTATGGTATAGGTTGTGAAGGAATACCTATATTAGGATTAGATATTTGGGAACATGCTTACTATATTCAATATCAAAATCGTCGTTTAGATTATATATCATCTTTTTGGAATATTATTAATTGGAAAAAAATAGAAGAAAATTATAAAAAAATTATATAATAAATTTTCATGGGAAAAATAATCCTAGAAAATATAAAATTATTTGGATTTCATGGTTGTATGCCAGAAGAAAAACGTGTAGGTTCACATTATACAATTAATCTAGAAATAGAATTTGATTTTTATCAAGCATCTATTAATGATGATTTATCTAAAACCATTGACTATGTCCATTTATATCATATTATAAAAAAGGAAATGAATACTAATTCTAAATTAATTGAACATTTAGCACAAAGAATTATTAAAAAAATAAAAGAATATAAAAAATATTTAATAAAACATATAAAAATAAAAATTTGTAAGGAAAATCCTCCATTACAAGGATCTATAGATAGAGTTTGTGTTATTTTAAATAATTAGAAAATTTTTTGGCACTGTGGTCGAATGGAAAGGCAGAGGTCTGCAAAACCTTTTATAGCGGTTCGATTCCGCTCTGTGCCTTTTTTTTAGTATATATTTTTTATTATAAATTTTCTTTTTACATTTGTAAAAAAAAATTTTATTTGTGAAAAATGAAGATAAATAATATTCTTATTTCACAATCTATTGGTTCTGATACTCCATATTTAGAGCTTAGTAAAAATAAAAATGTTAAAATAGATTTTAGATCTTTTATAGAAATAAAAGGAGCATCATCCAGTGATGTACGAAAACAAAAAATTAATTTTTCTGATTTTAATATAGTTCTTTTTATAAGTAAAAAATCCGTAGATCATTATTTTAGATTAGCGGAATCTATGCGTTTTAAAGTTCCTATTTCTATGAAATATATATGTCAAACAAAAACTATAGCTTACTATTTACAAAAATATATTATTTATAGAAAAAGGAAAATTCATATTGGGAATAAATCATTTATAGATATAATACCTTATATTAAAAAATATCCAAAAGAAAAATTTATTTTACCTTCTTCAGATATTTTAAAACCAGAAATTCCAAATATGTTAAATAAATTAAAAATTTTTTGGAAAAAAGCTA of the Blattabacterium cuenoti genome contains:
- a CDS encoding phosphoglycerate kinase, with amino-acid sequence MKNIKTINDFNFKNKTALIRVDFNVPINNAYQITDDTRISYSIPTIQKIISEKGKIVLLSHFGRPKGIPSKILSLKFLIPFLYKKFKLSVNFCENCIGESVEKKVSNLKNGEILLLENLRFHKEEEEENENFAFNLSKLGNIYVNDAFSVSHRFHSSITILPKFFKKKCIGFLMEKEIQFLNKFLSGKVKKPITILLGGAKVSSKIKIIENFIKFANYILIGGGMAYPFIKINGGKIGNSIFEKNKKIEKTIIKILDKYHKKNGTLFFPKDVIVADSFKNTANTKIVPINSIPYGWMGLDLGPNSIKYFCNIIEKSKTIFWNGPMGVFEFHNFSLGTRSIAKAITNATKKGAFSLVGGGDSIASLKMEGCEKKISYLSTGGGAMLESLKNKMLPGIKAIIHK
- a CDS encoding RpiB/LacA/LacB family sugar-phosphate isomerase → MLIAIGSDHTGVYYKHLINNFLIKKGYKIKDFGFSKYGKIVDYTDFIHPTAEFVAKGKANFGIVICGSGNGAAITANKYKEIRAALVWEKKIAFLARKHNNANIISLPARFLDKNKILEIIEIFFKTDFEGGRHQIRIEKIPIN
- a CDS encoding uroporphyrinogen-III synthase, with protein sequence MKINNILISQSIGSDTPYLELSKNKNVKIDFRSFIEIKGASSSDVRKQKINFSDFNIVLFISKKSVDHYFRLAESMRFKVPISMKYICQTKTIAYYLQKYIIYRKRKIHIGNKSFIDIIPYIKKYPKEKFILPSSDILKPEIPNMLNKLKIFWKKAILYKTTYSDLSDLKHIYYDILVFFSPTEIKSLFKNFPKFNQNGIKIATFGKNTLNAAYQAGLKIDIKVPTPEFPSMAMALEKYIKKLNTVKY
- the folB gene encoding dihydroneopterin aldolase → MGKIILENIKLFGFHGCMPEEKRVGSHYTINLEIEFDFYQASINDDLSKTIDYVHLYHIIKKEMNTNSKLIEHLAQRIIKKIKEYKKYLIKHIKIKICKENPPLQGSIDRVCVILNN
- a CDS encoding superoxide dismutase produces the protein MSFKLPKLSYSYKDFEPYIDRKTMDIHYNKHHATYTSNLNKAVLETDMKNLSIEDILKRAHMATPMIRNNSGGFYNHNLFWEILIPHSQYIEPSLYLHEIFKKNFKSFDFFKEKFSTVAANCFGSGWTWLCIKKNKLIICSTKNQDNPLMYGIGCEGIPILGLDIWEHAYYIQYQNRRLDYISSFWNIINWKKIEENYKKII